The following are encoded together in the Zingiber officinale cultivar Zhangliang chromosome 8A, Zo_v1.1, whole genome shotgun sequence genome:
- the LOC122010404 gene encoding uncharacterized protein LOC122010404 — protein sequence MAPAQCMYGANEEGKLDVSVKTENKEFVEMKEAAGIFSSDNSEDRMLCVGSLKEMGKSVVVPDESKLNHIVKSVNMELVDDKDVLGFPRAKNCEEVDFCAGSSTSLTKVDNVIVEEIDIVNCTDDIDDKALEIDDLDATECSSSFGDTFSGSENELKQENGGMEVDSPLVPSNVDPAVFDLLNKDFRKKKVSAHWRKFISPLTWRCQWLELHMKQFFSQASMYDKELTMYKHGKELQSKIIELDNSVSRSVPFTSRNNWKSSMDRRKRKRTEDKDGISSYMSNHAIFSYYENKRTDSDSHSVDDDCEDYNIISNDDNEWLLGLKGGDNSLEQILLNIEAVKSRILKLKIQLDNVIFRDVREIPSPSNLSMEDLPVSFLQNVTGGGATSTGCETQRVVMPLSEGSSYGDAADIGIIESTIGLSSGSAVTLDHHHMRDLCEDNEDVLIDNPIAEEEYQNFEKVNHETDKIEGIAKPNSVIHSGDQSTAPNVSVPETSRPGSNVEMPLQTILKPCYTGKRRGRKPKKKWQASLVAASRQPRTKKLRVSSSSWSDWNSGPPKTEKLQTSGPWRSERLKMQRLDANRK from the exons ATGGCTCCTGCGCAATGTATGTATGGTGCCAATGAAGAAGGTAAACTTGATGTCTCAGTAAAAACGGAGAACAAGGAATTTGTAGAAATGAAAGAGGCAGCCGGAATATTTTCTTCAGATAACAGTGAAGATCGTATGTTATGTGTTGGATCATTGAAAGAAATGGGCAAATCTGTAGTTGTCCCTGATGAAAGTAAACTTAACCACATTGTAAAATCTGTGAACATGGAGTTGGTGGATGACAAAGATGTGCTAGGATTTCCGCGTGCAAAAAATTGTGAAGAAGTTGATTTTTGTGCTGGATCCTCTACTTCCTTGACTAAAGTTGATAATGTCATTGTTGAGGAAATTGACATTGTCAATTGTACGGATGACATTGATGACAAGGCACTGGAAATTGATGACCTAGATGCAACTGAGTGTTCTAGCTCATTCGGGGACACTTTCTCAGGTTCAGAGAATGAGTTGAAGCAGGAGAATGGGGGTATGGAAGTTGATTCACCACTTGTTCCTTCAAATGTGGATCCTGCTGTATTTGATTTGCTTAACAAGgattttag GAAGAAGAAAGTGAGTGCTCATTGGAGAAAATTTATCAGTCCTCTCACGTGGAGATGTCAATGGTTAGAGTTGCACATGAAACAATTTTTCTCACAAGCTTCAATGTATGATAAGGAGCTTACGATGTACAAGCATGGAAAGGAACTTCAGTCAAAGATTATTGAGTTGGATAATTCTGTCTCTAGATCAGTGCCCTTCACATCTCGAAACAATTGGAAAAGTTCCATGGAcaggagaaaaaggaaaagaactgaAGATAAAGATGGCATATCATCATATATGTCAAATCATGCTATATTTTCTTACTATG AAAATAAGAGAACAGATTCAGACAGCCACTCAGTTGATGATGATTGTGAAG ATTACAACATCATAAGCAATGATGATAATGAGTGGTTGCTTGGCTTGAAAGGCGGTGATAATTCCCTCGAACAGATTCTTTTGAACATTGAAGCTGTTAAATCTAGAATTCTGAAGTTGAAGATTCAGCTTGACAATGTCATATTTAGAGATGTAAGAGAGATACCTTCTCCTTCCAATCTATCAATGGAAGATCTGCCCGTGAGTTTTCTGCAAAATGTTACTGGTGGAGGTGCAACGTCGACCGGATGTGAGACACAGAGGGTGGTTATGCCCTTAAGTGAAGGTTCAAGCTATGGTGATGCTGCAGATATTGGTATCATTGAAAGCACAATCGGCTTATCGTCTGGCAGTGCTGTAACTCTTGATCACCACCACATGAGAGACTTGTGTGAAGAT AATGAAGATGTATTGATTGATAACCCAATAGCTGAGGAAGAGTATCAGAACTTTGAGAAAGTCAATCATGAAACAGATAAAATTGAGGGTATAGCAAAGCCAAACAGCGTGATCCATTCTGGTGACCAAAGTACTGCCCCTAACGTGTCAGTGCCAGAAACAAGTCGACCTGGATCGAATGTTGAAATGCCACTGCAAACAATTCTGAAGCCCTGTTACACTGGTAAAAGAAGAGGACGAAAGCCCAAGAAAAAGTGGCAAGCCAGTTTAGTTGCTGCTTCTCGTCAACCAAGGACCAAGAAGCTTCGCGTATCTAGTTCTTCGTGGAGTGACTGGAATTCTGGTCCTCCCAAGACTGAGAAGCTTCAGACTTCAGGTCCCTGGAGGAGCGAGAGGCTTAAGATGCAAAGATTAGACGCCAACAGGAAGTAA
- the LOC122011341 gene encoding MACPF domain-containing protein At4g24290-like: protein MPLGFGFGTELEQYVPYKPPIEELHQFLDFQLPRQWAPVYCDLQLGPQRRKQSSASLQFAFMGPKLYVNTSVVDVGKKPVTGLRLYLEGKRSNRLAIHLQHLCSRPQFFQLGDNASNHFSTDSHDRKYYEPVSWQRFSHVCTAPVEADDDLSIVTGAQLHVEYHGLKKVLFLGLQFSSVSNAVLVKDPEWEGSPNLVQKSGLFSTLMSTHFSMAIQKPPPRPADVNINSAVYPGGPPVPVPPKLLKFVDTTEMSRGPQDSPGYWVVSGAKLHLERGKISLRAKYSLLTAILPDEEYE from the exons ATGCCGCTTGGTTTTGGTTTTGGGACAGAGTTGGAACAGTATGTTCCCT ATAAGCCGCCAATAGAAGAACTTCATCAATTTTTGGACTTTCAGCTTCCAAGACAGTGGGCTCCTGTTTACTGTGATCTTCAACTTGGTCCACAGCGGAGGAAGCAGAGCAGTGCATCTCTTCAGTTTGCCTTCATGGGCCCAAAGCTTTATGTTAATACCAGCGTG GTGGATGTGGGGAAGAAGCCTGTGACTGGACTCCGGCTATATTTGGAAGGTAAAAGGAGTAACAGATTAGCAATCCATCTGCAACATCTTTGCTCTCGTCCACAATTTTTTCAGCTTGGTGACAATGCAAGTAACCACTTTTCTACCGATTCTCATGACCGAAAGTACTACGAGCCTGTTTCTTGGCAGCGCTTTTCTCATGTCTGCACAGCTCCTGTTGAAGCTGATGATGATCTTTCAATTGTCACTGGGGCTCAGTTGCACGTAGAGTATCATGGTCTAAAGAAAGTCCTTTTCCTTGGCCTCCAGTTCTCGTCAGTTTCTAATGCTGTGTTGGTCAAAGATCCCGAGTGGGAAGGGTCTCCAAACTTGGTGCAAAAGTCTGGTCTCTTTTCAACACTCATGAGCACTCATTTCTCCATGGCTATCCAGAAACCTCCGCCAAGGCCAGCAGATGTGAACATCAACTCAGCGGTGTATCCAGGCGGCCCACCAGTTCCAGTTCCTCCAAAGTTGCTCAAGTTTGTCGATACAACTGAGATGTCACGAGGCCCACAGGACAGCCCAGGGTATTGGGTGGTCTCCGGTGCGAAGCTGCATTTAGAGAGGGGCAAGATCTCACTGAGGGCCAAGTATTCGCTCCTGACAGCAATTCTGCCAGATGAAGAGTATGAGTAA